The genomic region TTGCAGAACTCATGTATCTCACCTTGCCGAATATCTCCCTTTCAGGCCCCCAGGCGCGGTCGTATCTCCCCAGTGTCCAGAATATGCCGCTGTATGAGTTGGGGTCACGGCCATCAAGGGCATATTTATTGTTAAGATAAATCATTATTTCAAGCGCCCTTTCAGGCGTGGGTGACCATTCAAGTATCTTTTTACCCCAGAGCATCCTTAAATAGTTATGAATCTTTCCTTCCCTTACAAGCTGAACCTGGGCAGCATTCCAGAGCGGGTCGTGAGTTTGGCCGTTTTCAAACTCTTCTTCCGAATAGATATACTCCCTGTTATCCATCTCATGTATCTTAAGGGTTTCCATGGCCCATCGGGGTAATGACTTAAACTTATCATAATCCCTATTGTACCTGCACATATTAAAGCCAAGCTCGCGCCAGGTGATGAGCTGATCAAGAAATGCCTCGGCTGATTTACCCATGCCCCACCACCCCTCTTTCTGCCCTCTGGCATAATCGGACAGTTTTCCCGGGTGCCACTCTTGAGCCTCCTGTATCCTGTAAAATATCTCATGGCTATTGATGTGGCCGAAGTGCAGGTATGGCGAGAGATTGCTTGTTGCATCCTCACAAGGTTCATTTCGTTTTTCATCATAGGATGAAAGTTTTTCATTGATAAAGATATCAAGCAGTCGATTAGCGTTAAAACTGCCTCCTGCCTTATCAACTGCCTTTATATTGTGATCTACAGGTAGTTTTGTAAGCGCTCCTGAGTAATTTTCAAGAAATTTAAATGGAGCAGGAGGCCATTTTCCAGTTATATCTTTTGGCAGGGATTTTAGTTTTTCCAGTCGCAGATTTTTAAGCGGAGATGCCTGAGGCAAATCCACAAGATAATCAGGCAGGGTCTTTTGCAAAAACCTTCGGAACGAATAAGCTGTAGTAAACTCCCTCTCTGCCATACTCATGGGTAATAGCCCGTTTGAATCCACCTTTTCAATGAGAACAGGAAGCCTCTCCGATATCTTTTTTAGCATGGCCGGTATAAAAAAGGCCGGGAAATCATCTGTAATGATCAGGCATGCATGTTTTGCAAGCTCCATTACAA from Desulfatiglans sp. harbors:
- a CDS encoding deoxyribodipyrimidine photolyase, which translates into the protein MRPVPETRINKVNSKGINPDGGFILYWMTANRRLKWNYSLDRAIEWAQKLAKPLMVLEAIDCNYEWACDRFHGFIINGMRDNFREAQGKNIFYYPYVEPAKGKGRGLVMELAKHACLIITDDFPAFFIPAMLKKISERLPVLIEKVDSNGLLPMSMAEREFTTAYSFRRFLQKTLPDYLVDLPQASPLKNLRLEKLKSLPKDITGKWPPAPFKFLENYSGALTKLPVDHNIKAVDKAGGSFNANRLLDIFINEKLSSYDEKRNEPCEDATSNLSPYLHFGHINSHEIFYRIQEAQEWHPGKLSDYARGQKEGWWGMGKSAEAFLDQLITWRELGFNMCRYNRDYDKFKSLPRWAMETLKIHEMDNREYIYSEEEFENGQTHDPLWNAAQVQLVREGKIHNYLRMLWGKKILEWSPTPERALEIMIYLNNKYALDGRDPNSYSGIFWTLGRYDRAWGPEREIFGKVRYMSSANTSRKVRVAGYIKRYS